A region from the Sandaracinus amylolyticus genome encodes:
- a CDS encoding FAD-dependent oxidoreductase, with product MSGSHYDVAIVGAGPAGCASALAHARRGLRVLLLEADPRSSDRLAGEWLHPPALAILDSLGVDLTPATPYATGKGYVVFPEDGSEPIALPYAAGHFGMAVEHAVLVETLRAHCEHHEHIELVPWARATRIEGQSLTYERRIGTSSHTTSRTVSAPSIIGASGRVASGPLATSPGPLAHGVAASSRIAGIAVEHHALPFEGFLHIFLGGPGPVMAYRIDAHRVRVLCEVPHSLAIPREGGVALFEAYSAVLPNGLREAFGRALAESAPSWASVDLRPRGDLGREGLALIGDAAGTHPPLPAIGLTLALEDAVAIAKSPSFAAYRRERTRRTRVREMLAVGLYEVFADDAEESIAMRRAIYELWREKPRERLRSMGFLSGEDRSHVGFGRAFLRTMLRSSRDFVKDAIATGNVRHTGRVASDLGQRMAWLFGGTLHLTNALPARTKQGLGAPRTAEERYGAALRASTAKAEVVGLPRSGNEDFSARDSLRRGARALIAEQADDGSFEGEVVWCPMLAAQYVMGWHAMGRPLSAERRASVLKHFERTRLADGTWGLHEKSEPYLFVTLLVFVACRLLGLAKDDPLIARAHEFIRREGGAVAVPSWGKLWLAVLNLYSWEGVSAVLPEAWRAPRWLPFHPSRFYCHTRLIYLGMAVLYGEKWSAPVTPRILAIRDEIFPGGWESVDWAKARETLRTAEIHTPWTPALHVGYRVLGAVDRLQSREKRATVLAELREHIRYELRSTNHTCISPVSGLLDQVALFIEDPNDPDLRIAAERFEGWVWEDELDGARVTGARSASWDTAFAAQAMAAAAPHCGNDVRDALRRADTFLVTQQIPRGTGRERHHDRIDPTGGYCFAGVWHGWPVSDCTAEAMLARLESPEGSPTREAMEAAARFVLRCQNTDGGFGSYEARRTDVSLEWINPAEMFGDSMTEKSYVECTASCVTALAAFVHRWPQSELAHECETAIARAVASLTRTQRPDGSWPGMWGVHFVYGTMFGVRGLLAGGVPPHDPRIRRACRFLEERQRADGAWGEHRSSVIVGRYVDHDEGQAVQTAWAMTALLEARHPDFAPIERAARWLASKQSDDGAWPKQEAEGIFFHTALLDYVLYRRYFPVWALGLYESRRAERAKFREHGGESASRPSRLHV from the coding sequence CGCACTGCGAGCACCACGAGCACATCGAGCTCGTGCCGTGGGCGCGCGCGACGCGCATCGAGGGACAGAGCCTCACGTACGAGCGTCGCATCGGGACCTCGTCGCACACGACCTCGCGCACCGTCAGCGCTCCGTCGATCATCGGCGCGAGCGGTCGTGTCGCATCGGGGCCGCTCGCGACGTCGCCCGGCCCGCTCGCGCACGGCGTCGCGGCGAGCTCGCGCATCGCCGGGATCGCGGTGGAGCACCACGCGCTGCCGTTCGAGGGATTCCTGCACATCTTCCTCGGCGGCCCCGGGCCGGTGATGGCCTATCGCATCGACGCGCACCGTGTGCGTGTGCTCTGCGAAGTGCCGCACTCGCTCGCGATCCCGCGCGAGGGCGGAGTGGCGCTCTTCGAGGCGTATTCGGCCGTGCTGCCGAACGGTCTGCGCGAGGCGTTCGGTCGTGCGCTCGCGGAGAGCGCCCCCTCGTGGGCGAGCGTCGATCTCAGGCCCCGCGGTGACCTCGGGCGCGAAGGCCTCGCGCTGATCGGCGACGCTGCCGGCACGCATCCGCCGCTGCCTGCGATCGGGCTCACGCTCGCGCTCGAAGACGCGGTCGCGATCGCGAAATCGCCCAGCTTCGCGGCCTATCGGCGCGAGCGCACGCGCCGCACCCGGGTGCGCGAGATGCTCGCGGTCGGGCTCTACGAGGTGTTCGCGGACGACGCGGAAGAGTCGATCGCGATGCGCCGCGCGATCTACGAGCTGTGGCGCGAGAAGCCGCGCGAGCGACTGCGCTCGATGGGGTTCCTCTCGGGCGAGGATCGCAGTCACGTCGGGTTCGGGCGCGCGTTCCTCCGCACGATGCTGCGCAGCTCGCGCGACTTCGTGAAGGACGCGATCGCGACCGGGAACGTGCGCCACACCGGGCGCGTCGCGAGCGATCTCGGGCAGCGGATGGCGTGGCTCTTCGGAGGCACGCTGCACCTCACGAACGCGCTGCCCGCGCGCACGAAGCAGGGCCTCGGCGCCCCGCGCACCGCGGAGGAGCGATACGGGGCGGCACTGCGAGCGTCGACCGCGAAGGCGGAAGTCGTCGGACTGCCGCGCTCGGGCAACGAGGACTTCTCCGCGCGTGACTCACTGCGCCGCGGCGCGCGCGCGCTGATCGCGGAGCAGGCCGACGACGGCTCGTTCGAGGGCGAGGTCGTGTGGTGCCCGATGCTCGCCGCGCAGTACGTGATGGGCTGGCACGCGATGGGCCGCCCGTTGAGCGCGGAGCGTCGCGCGTCGGTGCTCAAGCACTTCGAGCGCACGCGCCTCGCGGACGGAACGTGGGGCCTGCACGAGAAGAGCGAGCCCTATCTGTTCGTGACGCTCCTCGTCTTCGTCGCGTGCCGTCTGCTCGGCCTCGCGAAGGACGACCCGCTGATCGCGCGTGCGCACGAGTTCATCCGCCGTGAGGGCGGCGCGGTCGCGGTGCCGAGCTGGGGAAAGCTCTGGCTCGCGGTGCTGAACCTCTACTCGTGGGAGGGAGTCAGCGCGGTATTGCCCGAGGCGTGGCGCGCGCCGCGCTGGCTGCCGTTCCATCCGAGCCGCTTCTACTGCCACACGCGCCTCATCTATCTCGGCATGGCCGTGCTCTACGGCGAGAAGTGGAGCGCGCCGGTCACGCCGCGGATCCTCGCGATTCGCGACGAGATCTTCCCGGGAGGGTGGGAGTCCGTCGACTGGGCGAAGGCGCGAGAGACGCTGCGCACCGCCGAGATCCACACGCCGTGGACTCCTGCGCTGCACGTCGGATATCGCGTGCTCGGCGCGGTCGATCGCCTGCAGTCGCGCGAGAAGCGCGCGACGGTGCTCGCCGAGCTGCGCGAGCACATCCGCTACGAGCTCCGCTCGACCAACCACACCTGCATCTCCCCGGTCAGCGGGCTGCTCGATCAGGTCGCGCTGTTCATCGAAGATCCGAACGATCCCGATCTGCGCATCGCTGCGGAGCGATTCGAAGGATGGGTGTGGGAGGACGAGCTCGACGGCGCGCGCGTCACCGGCGCGCGCAGCGCGTCGTGGGACACCGCGTTCGCCGCGCAGGCGATGGCCGCGGCCGCGCCGCACTGCGGGAACGACGTGCGCGATGCCCTTCGCCGCGCCGACACGTTCCTCGTCACGCAGCAGATCCCGCGCGGCACTGGGCGCGAGCGCCATCACGATCGCATCGATCCGACCGGCGGATATTGCTTCGCCGGTGTCTGGCACGGATGGCCGGTGAGCGACTGCACCGCCGAGGCGATGCTCGCGCGGCTCGAGTCGCCCGAGGGGAGCCCGACGCGCGAAGCGATGGAGGCGGCGGCGCGCTTCGTGTTGCGCTGCCAGAACACCGATGGTGGCTTCGGGAGCTACGAGGCCCGCCGCACCGACGTCTCGCTCGAGTGGATCAACCCCGCCGAGATGTTCGGCGACTCGATGACCGAGAAGTCGTATGTCGAGTGCACGGCGTCGTGCGTCACGGCGCTCGCTGCGTTCGTCCACCGCTGGCCGCAGAGCGAGCTCGCGCACGAGTGCGAGACCGCGATCGCGCGCGCCGTCGCGTCGCTCACGCGCACGCAGCGTCCCGATGGATCGTGGCCCGGCATGTGGGGCGTGCACTTCGTGTACGGCACGATGTTCGGCGTGCGCGGCCTGCTCGCGGGTGGCGTTCCGCCGCACGATCCACGCATTCGCCGCGCGTGCCGCTTCCTCGAGGAGCGTCAGCGCGCCGACGGCGCGTGGGGCGAGCATCGCTCGAGCGTGATCGTCGGCCGCTACGTCGACCACGACGAGGGCCAGGCGGTGCAGACCGCGTGGGCGATGACGGCGCTGCTCGAGGCGCGCCATCCCGACTTCGCGCCGATCGAGCGCGCCGCGCGCTGGCTCGCGTCGAAGCAGTCCGACGACGGCGCGTGGCCGAAGCAGGAGGCCGAGGGGATCTTCTTCCACACGGCGCTGCTCGATTACGTGCTCTATCGCCGTTATTTCCCGGTCTGGGCGCTCGGTCTGTACGAGTCGCGCCGCGCCGAGCGAGCGAAGTTCCGCGAGCACGGCGGCGAGAGCGCGAGTCGTCCGAGCCGACTCCACGTCTGA